The following are from one region of the Sorghum bicolor cultivar BTx623 chromosome 2, Sorghum_bicolor_NCBIv3, whole genome shotgun sequence genome:
- the LOC8080677 gene encoding putative amidase C869.01: protein MVDLRLQVVATVLGMVALAAAAGGSSSSGKQSEFQEVTVDAIHQGFKNGSLTSTALVRFYLDQIARLNPLLHAVIEVNPDALAQAARADAERSASRGRCAVGLHGIPVLLKDNIATRDRLNTTAGSLALLGSVVRRDAGVVARLRRAGAVILGKANPSEWSNFRPVESGWSARGGQTLNPYVLSATPCGSSAGPGVAAAANMAAVTLGSETDGSILCPSSFNSVVGIKPTVGLTSRSGVIPITPLQDTIGPMCRTVSDAVHVLDVIVGYDELDAEATGAASKYIPHGGYTQFLRIHGLKGKRIGVLDVFFQGYDDMQLAVYEKHLDTMRQQGAVVIKNLDITTNFTDLGEQEILLMAAEFKLSINAYLSDLLYSPVRSLAQIIAFNKAHPVEERLKDFGQPDLIAAEKTNGIGTRERAAIQRLKEISTNGLEKLMKEHQLDAIVAANSDASSVLAVGGYPGIAVPAGYDKQGVPFAICFGGLRGYEPRLIEIGYAFEQATKVRRPPTYKS, encoded by the exons ATGGTTGACCTTCGTCTCCAGGTCGTCGCCACCGTCCTGGGCATGGTGGCCCTGGCGGCCGCTGCCGGCGGCAGCAGCTCCAGCGGCAAGCAGTCCGAGTTCCAGGAGGTCACCGTGGACGCCATCCATCAGGGCTTCAAGAACGGCAGTCTCACCTCGACGGCGCTCGTCCGGTTCTACCTGGACCAGATCGCCCGCCTCAACCCGCTACTCCACGCCGTCATCGAGGTGAACCCGGACGCGCTGGCGCAGGCGGCGCGCGCCGACGCGGAGCGCTCGGCCTCCCGCGGCCGCTGCGCCGTCGGCCTGCACGGAATCCCCGTCCTGCTCAAGGACAACATCGCCACGCGCGACAGGCTCAACACCACGGCCGGCTCCCTCGCTCTGCTCGGCTCCGTCGTCAGGCGCGACGCCGGCGTGGTGGCACGCCTCCGCCGCGCCGGCGCCGTCATCCTCGGCAAGGCTAACCCTTCCGAGTGGTCCAACTTCCGCCCCGTCGAGTCCGGCTGGAGCGCCCGCGGCGGCCAGACGCTG AATCCATACGTTCTGTCCGCGACGCCATGCGGGTCGAGCGCCGGGCCTGGCGTTGCCGCGGCAGCCAACATGGCAGCGGTGACACTGGGATCCGAGACCGACGGCTCCATCCTCTGCCCATCGTCGTTCAACTCTGTGGTTGGCATCAAACCAACTGTTGGGTTGACAAGCCGGTCCGGTGTCATCCCCATCACTCCTCTTCAAGACACTATTGG ACCAATGTGTCGCACAGTATCCGATGCCGTCCATGTGTTGGACGTCATTGTCGGCTATGACGAGCTTGATGCTGAAGCCACCGGAGCAGCATCCAAATACATCCCGCACGGGGGATACACGCAGTTCCTGAGGATCCATGGATTGAAGGGCAAGAGGATCGGTGTCCTCGACGTGTTCTTTCAAGGATACGATGACATGCAATTGGCGGTTTACGAGAAGCATCTCGATACAATGAG GCAACAAGGCGCTGTCGTGATCAAGAATCTTGACATTACAACAAATTTCACTGATCTGGGTGAGCAAGAGATTCTGCTCATGGCTGCAGAGTTCAAGTTAAGCATCAATGCGTATTTGTCGGACCTACTGTACTCCCCAGTCCGCTCCCTTGCACAGATCATAGCCTTCAACAAAGCACATCCTGTAGAG GAGAGACTCAAAGATTTTGGGCAGCCAGACCTGATTGCCGCGGAGAAAACCAACGGCATTGGCACCAGGGAGAGAGCTGCCATCCAGCGGCTCAAGGAGATATCCACCAACGGGTTGGAGAAGCTGATGAAGGAACACCAGCTGGATGCGATCGTGGCGGCCAACAGCGACGCCTCCTCTGTTCTCGCCGTCGGGGGCTATCCGGGCATCGCCGTGCCGGCAGGGTACGACAAGCAGGGAGTCCCATTTGCAATATGCTTTGGTGGGCTCAGGGGCTACGAACCAAGGTTGATTGAGATCGGTTATGCGTTCGAGCAGGCTACCAAAGTCAGAAGGCCACCAACTTACAAGAGCTAG
- the LOC8080676 gene encoding putative amidase C869.01: MAFAAAAGSSSSGKQFEFEEATVDAIHQGFKNGSLTSTALVQFYLDQIARLNPLLHAVIEVNPDAVAQAERADAERSASGGRCAVGLHGIPVLLKDNIATRDRLNTTAGSLALLGSVVRRDAGVVTRLRRAGAVILGKANPSEWSNFRPVNSGWSARGGQTLNPYVLSASPCGSSAGPGVAAAANMAAVTLGSETDGSILCPSSRNSVVGIKPTVGLTSRSGVIPIMPLQDTIGPMCRTVSDAVHLLDAIVGYDEFDAEATGAASKYIPQGGYTQFLRIHGLRGKRIGVPDVFFHGYDGVQMAVYEKHLDTMRQQGAVVVKDLDIATNLTDLDDQESLLMNAEFKLSINAYLSDLLHSPVRSLAEVIAFNEAHPVEERLKDFGQPDLIAAEKTNGIGTRERAAIQRLKEISTNGLEKLVKEHQLDAIVAANSDASSVLAVGGYPGIAVPAGYDKQGVPFAICFGGLRGYEPRLIEIAYAFEQATKVRRPPTFKS, encoded by the exons ATGGCCTTCGCGGCTGCTGCCGGCAGCAGCTCCAGCGGCAAGCAGTTCGAGTTCGAGGAGGCCACCGTGGACGCCATCCACCAGGGCTTCAAGAACGGCAGCCTCACCTCGACGGCGCTCGTCCAGTTCTACCTGGACCAGATCGCCCGCCTCAACCCGCTGCTCCACGCCGTCATCGAGGTCAACCCGGACGCGGTCGCGCAGGCGGAGCGCGCCGACGCCGAGCGCTCCGCCTCCGGCGGCCGCTGCGCCGTTGGCCTGCACGGCATCCCCGTCCTGCTCAAGGACAACATCGCCACGCGCGACCGGCTCAACACCACGGCCGGCTCCCTGGCGCTGCTCGGCTCCGTCGTCAGGCGCGACGCGGGCGTGGTGACCCGCCTCCGCCGCGCCGGCGCCGTCATCCTCGGCAAGGCCAACCCCTCCGAGTGGTCCAACTTCCGCCCCGTCAATTCCGGCTGGAGCGCCCGCGGCGGCCAGACGCTG AATCCATATGTTCTCTCGGCAAGCCCGTGCGGGTCGAGCGCTGGGCCTGGCGTTGCCGCGGCAGCCAACATGGCAGCAGTGACACTGGGATCGGAGACGGACGGCTCCATCCTCTGTCCATCGTCGCGCAACTCTGTGGTTGGGATCAAACCAACTGTCGGGTTAACTAGCCGATCTGGTGTCATCCCCATCATGCCTCTTCAAGACACGATTGG ACCAATGTGTCGGACAGTATCCGATGCCGTCCATCTGTTGGACGCCATTGTCGGGTATGATGAGTTTGATGCAGAAGCCACCGGAGCAGCGTCCAAGTACATCCCACAAGGGGGTTACACGCAGTTCCTGAGGATCCATGGATTGAGGGGCAAGAGAATCGGTGTCCCTGATGTGTTTTTTCATGGATATGATGGCGTGCAAATGGCGGTTTATGAGAAGCATCTCGATACAATGAG GCAACAAGGCGCTGTCGTGGTCAAGGATCTTGACATTGCAACAAACTTGACTGATCTGGATGACCAAGAGAGTCTGCTGATGAATGCAGAGTTCAAGTTAAGCATCAATGCGTATTTGTCTGACCTACTGCACTCTCCAGTGCGCTCCCTTGCAGAGGTCATAGCATTCAACGAAGCGCATCCTGTAGAG GAGAGACTCAAAGATTTTGGGCAGCCGGACCTGATTGCCGCGGAGAAAACCAACGGCATTGGCACCAGGGAGAGAGCTGCCATTCAGCGGCTCAAGGAGATATCCACCAACGGGTTGGAGAAGCTGGTGAAGGAACACCAGCTGGATGCGATCGTGGCGGCCAACAGCGACGCCTCCTCTGTTCTCGCCGTCGGGGGCTATCCGGGCATCGCCGTGCCGGCAGGGTACGACAAGCAGGGAGTCCCCTTTGCGATATGCTTTGGGGGGCTCAGGGGCTACGAGCCAAGGTTGATTGAGATCGCTTATGCGTTCGAGCAAGCTACCAAAGTCAGAAGACCACCTACTTTCAAGAGCTAG
- the LOC8074232 gene encoding serine carboxypeptidase-like, with protein sequence MRPAGRLLLRVLPLLLLAAATAGSWEDGHGSILRLPSSSSSSSPRRFPRSAAVDLIRALNLHPSDASPPSSTAGVEGALASAGTLVERPIRLASFADAGDASTSVEDLGHHAGYYRLPNTHDARMFYFFFESRGQEDDPVVIWLTGGPGCSSELALFYENGPFNIADNLSLVWNDFGWDKASNLIYVDQPTGTGFSYSSDSRDTRHNEATISNDLYDFLQAFFAEHPKYAKNDFFITGESYAGHYIPAFASRVHQGNKNNEGIHINLKGFAIGNGLTDPAIQYKAYPDYALDMGLITKTQFNRINKIVPTCELAVKLCGTSGTVSCLAAYFVCNTIFSAIRTIIGNKNYYDIRKPCIGSLCYDFNNLEKFLNLKSVRESLGVGDIEFVSCSPTVYEAMLLDWMRNLEVGIPELLESDIKVLIYAGEYDLICNWLGNSRWVNSMEWSGKEAFVSSAEKPFTVDGKEAGVLKSHGPLSFLKVHDAGHMVPMDQPKAALEMLKRWTSGNLSEPSSSSQRLDFTM encoded by the exons ATGCGGCCCGCCGGCCGGCTACTCCTCCGggtgctcccgctcctcctcctggcAGCCGCAACCGCCGGCTCGTGGGAGGACGGCCATGGGAGCATCCTCCgcctcccctcctcctcctcctcctcctccccgcgcCGGTTCCCCCGCTCCGCCGCCGTCGACCTGATCCGCGCGCTCAACCTCCACCCCTCCGACGCCTCCCCGCCCTCCTCCACCGCCGGCGTCGAgggcgccctcgcctccgcgggGACCCTCGTCGAGAGGCCCATCCGCCTCGCGTCCTTCGCGGACGCAGGCGACGCCAGCACGTCGGtggaggacctcggccaccacgcggGGTACTACCGCCTCCCCAACACCCACGACGCCAG GATGTTCTACTTCTTCTTCGAGTCGAGGGGCCAGGAGGACGACCCCGTGGTGATCTGGCTCACGGGCGGGCCCGGCTGCAGCAGCGAGCTCGCGCTCTTCTACGAGAACGGCCCCTTCAACATAGCAGACAACTTGTCGCTCGTATGGAATGATTTCGGTTGGGACAAG GCATCAAATCTTATCTATGTTGACCAGCCCACCGGAACTGGGTTTAGCTACAGCTCGGACTCGCGTGACACTCGCCACAACGAAGCTACTATTAGCAATGATCTATATGACTTCCTGCAG GCCTTTTTCGCTGAACACCCAAAGTATGCTAAGAATGATTTCTTCATAACTGGGGAATCATATGCTGGGCACTACATTCCTGCCTTTGCAAGTCGTGTGCACCAGGGAAACAAGAACAATGAGGGCATTCACATTAACCTGAAG GGTTTTGCGATCGGCAACGGTCTAACAGATCCAGCAATACAGTACAAGGCGTACCCTGATTACGCGTTGGATATGGGATTAATTACAAAAACACAATTTAACAGGATCAATAAAATTGTTCCGACTTGTGAACTTGCTGTCAAGCTTTGTG GTACCTCTGGAACAGTATCTTGCCTTGCTGCGTACTTTGTCTGCAATACAATATTCAGTGCCATCAGGACAATCATAGGCAATAAAAAT TATTATGACATCAGGAAACCATGCATCGGAAGCCTGTGCTATGATTTCAATAATTTGGAGAAATTTCTTAATCTCAAATCTGTTAGGGAGAGCCTAGGAGTTGGGGATATAGAGTTCGTTTCATGCAGCCCAACGGTCTATGAGGCCATGCTATTAGATTGGATGAGGAACCTTGAAGTTGGAATCCCAGAACTCCTTGAGAGCGACATCAAAGTGTTGATTTATGCTGGAGAGTATGACCTCATATGTAACTGGCTTG GGAACTCAAGGTGGGTAAATTCTATGGAATGGTCTGGAAAGGAAGCTTTTGTCTCCTCAGCTGAGAAGCCCTTCACAGTTGATGGGAAAGAAGCTGGCGTTCTAAAGAGCCATGGTCCTTTGAGTTTCTTGAAG GTCCACGATGCTGGTCACATGGTACCGATGGATCAACCGAAAGCTGCTCTGGAGATGCTGAAGAGGTGGACTTCTGGAAACCTTTCGGAGCCATCTTCAAGCTCCCAGAGGCTTGATTTTACAATGTAA
- the LOC8080675 gene encoding uncharacterized protein LOC8080675 isoform X1: MTFSLSLYGSSGCIGNLSKSQSLPDSKLKRPLRKESQNSSTGNTRRWQSGLEAMEKNVSISVSLEGNISSIPNSIVNDSKTSMENGVDTSFINHAAEAWAEMRRQWVGHQEEVSRKPPREPVISWSTTYDDLLSTSERFPQRIPLSEMVDFLVDIWHEEGLYD, from the exons ATGACATTCTCTTTGAGCTTATATGGG AGCAGTGGCTGTATTGGTAATTTAAGCAAATCTCAGTCACTTCCAGATTCTAAACTGAAACGACCCTTAAGAAAGGAATCTCAGAATTCATCTACTGGAAACACAAGACGATGGCAATCGGGTCTAGAAGCGATGGAGAAGAATGTTAGCATATCAGTTTCTCTTGAGGGGAATATCTCGTCTATTCCCAACTCTATAGTCAACGATTCTAAAACGTCAATGGAAAACGGGGTAGATACATCATTTATCAACCATG CTGCTGAAGCATGGGCTGAGATGAGAAGACAATGGGTTGGACATCAGGAAGAAGTTTCAAGAAAGCCCCCTCGAGAGCCAGTCATAAG TTGGTCCACAACATATGATGATCTCTTGTCGACGAGTGAGCGTTTTCCACAGCGAATTCCACTATCT GAGATGGTCGATTTTTTGGTCGACATATGGCACGAAGAAGGGCTCTATGATTAG
- the LOC8080674 gene encoding vacuolar protein sorting-associated protein 24 homolog 1 — protein MEKVKNMLKPRPTPQQQLREWQRRLRNECRVLDRQIRDVQREEKNVEKAIREAAKRNDMGSAKALAKELVRSRRAVNRLYENKAQLNSVSMHLGEIVATARTVGHLSKSTEVMKIVNNLMKAPELAITMQEFSKEMTKAGVMEEMVNEAVDSALDSEDMEEEIEEEVDKVLASVAGETASQLPDAARTQKIHEASTSRVPEERQAVAEGADDDEEDLEEIRARLAKVRS, from the exons AtggagaaggtgaagaacaTGCTCAAGCCGCGGCCGacgccgcagcagcagctgcgCGAGTGGCAGCGCCGCCTCCGCAACGAGTGCCGCGTCCTCGACCGCCAGATCCGAG atgtgCAGAGGGAGGAGAAGAATGTAGAGAAAGCCATCAGGGAGGCTGCCAAGCGCAATGACATGGGATCTGCAAAG GCTCTTGCTAAGGAACTTGTAAGATCAAGACGTGCTGTCAATCGTCTTTACGAAAACAAGGCTCAACTAAATTCAGTGTCAATGCACCTTGGAGAAATTGTCG CAACTGCAAGAACAGTGGGTCATCTGTCCAAAAGCACTGAAGTGATGAAAATTGTTAACAACCTAATGAAAGCTCCAGAGCTGGCTATCACGATGCAAGAATTTAGCAAAGAAATGACCAAG GCAGGTGTGATGGAAGAGATGGTGAACGAGGCAGTTGATTCAGCTTTGGACTCTGAGGACATGGAGGAGGAAATCGAAGAGGAGGTTGACAAGGTTCTTGCTTCAGTAGCAGGGGAGACTGCCTCCCAGCTACCAGATGCTGCCAGAACACAGAAGATACATGAGGCTTCAACAAGCAGGGTTCCAGAAGAG CGGCAAGCTGTTGCAGAGGGCGCTGACGATGACGAGGAAGACCTAGAAGAGATCAGGGCACGGCTTGCTAAAGTGAGGTCGTAA
- the LOC8074231 gene encoding mannose-P-dolichol utilization defect 1 protein homolog 2: protein MVAAMELEILGMNFGCVLAALADTKIPDKDCLLPLISKLLGYAIVAASTTVKLPQILKILKHGSVRGLSVASFELEVVGYTIALAYCIHKGLPFSAYGELAFLLIQAIILVAIIYYYSPPMGTKTWMKALLYCGLAPTVLAGKIDPALFEVLYASQHAIFFFARVPQIWKNFTNKGTGELSFLTCFMNFAGSIVRVFTSIQEKTPLSVIMGSAIGIVMNGTLLGQILLYQKPTPKKQKKED from the exons ATGGTGGCAGCGATGGAGCTGGAGATCCTAGGCATGAACTTCGGGTGCGTCCTCGCGGCCCTGGCCGACACCAAGATCCCCGACAAGGACTGCCTGCTCCCGCTCATCTCCAAGCTGCTCGGCTACGCCATCGTCGCCGCATCCACCACCGTGAAGCTCCCCCAG ATACTGAAAATTTTGAAGCATGGAAGTGTTAGAGGGCTTAGTGTAGCATCCTTTGAACTTGAGGTTGTCGGCTACACAATTGCTTTGGCATATTGTATTCATAAAGGACTTCCCTTTTCAGCTTATGGGGAGCTAGCTTTTCTGTTAATCCAAG CAATTATCTTGGTTGCAATCATTTACTATTACTCACCGCCAATGGGAACCAAAACATGGATGAAAGCTTTATT ATATTGTGGATTGGCTCCAACGGTTTTGGCTGGAAAAATTGATCCTGCTCTTTTTGAAGTCCTTTAT GCTTCACAGCATGCTATCTTCTTTTTTGCTAGAGTTCCACAGATATGGAAGAATTTTACG AATAAAGGCACCGGCGAGCTCAGCTTCCTTACCTGTTTCATGAACTTTGCTGGTTCTATTG TAAGAGTTTTTACCAGCATCCAGGAGAAGACTCCCTTAAGTG TGATCATGGGCTCCGCAATTGGCATCGTCATGAATGGTACACTCTTGGGTCAGATACTACTGTACCAGAAGCCCACACCGAAGAAACAGAAGAAAGAAGATTAA
- the LOC8080675 gene encoding uncharacterized protein LOC8080675 isoform X2 — MGGCIGNLSKSQSLPDSKLKRPLRKESQNSSTGNTRRWQSGLEAMEKNVSISVSLEGNISSIPNSIVNDSKTSMENGVDTSFINHAAEAWAEMRRQWVGHQEEVSRKPPREPVISWSTTYDDLLSTSERFPQRIPLSEMVDFLVDIWHEEGLYD, encoded by the exons ATGGG TGGCTGTATTGGTAATTTAAGCAAATCTCAGTCACTTCCAGATTCTAAACTGAAACGACCCTTAAGAAAGGAATCTCAGAATTCATCTACTGGAAACACAAGACGATGGCAATCGGGTCTAGAAGCGATGGAGAAGAATGTTAGCATATCAGTTTCTCTTGAGGGGAATATCTCGTCTATTCCCAACTCTATAGTCAACGATTCTAAAACGTCAATGGAAAACGGGGTAGATACATCATTTATCAACCATG CTGCTGAAGCATGGGCTGAGATGAGAAGACAATGGGTTGGACATCAGGAAGAAGTTTCAAGAAAGCCCCCTCGAGAGCCAGTCATAAG TTGGTCCACAACATATGATGATCTCTTGTCGACGAGTGAGCGTTTTCCACAGCGAATTCCACTATCT GAGATGGTCGATTTTTTGGTCGACATATGGCACGAAGAAGGGCTCTATGATTAG